From Electrophorus electricus isolate fEleEle1 chromosome 8, fEleEle1.pri, whole genome shotgun sequence, the proteins below share one genomic window:
- the eif3i gene encoding eukaryotic translation initiation factor 3 subunit I: MKPILLQGHERSITQIKYNREGDLLFSVAKDQFVNVWYSVNGERLGTYNGHTGAVWCVDVDWDTKHVLTGSADNSCRLWDCETGKQLAVLDTNSAVRTCGFDFSGNIIMFSTDKQMGYQCYLNFFDLRDPQQIEDNQPYLSVPCSESKITSAVWGPLGEFVIAGHENGEINQFSAKSGEILKKIKEHTKQINDIQTSLDLTMVITASKDSTAKLFDSSSLEHIKTFKTERPVNSAAISPIMDHVVVGGGQEAMEVTTTSTRIGKFEARFFHAAYEEEFGRVKGHFGPINCVEFHPDGKSYSSGGEDGYVRIHYFDPQYFDFELEA; the protein is encoded by the exons ATG AAACCAATACTTTTACAGGGCCACGAACGGTCCATCACGCAGATTAAATATAATCGTGAGGGAGACTTGTTGTTCTCTGTGGCCAAGGACCAG tttgtaAACGTGTGGTACTCTGTCAATGGAGAGAGGCTGGGCACTTACAATGGACACACCGGCGCTGTCTGGTGTGTGGACGTTGACT gggATACAAAGCATGTATTGACTGGATCTGCTGATAATAGCTGCCGGCTCTGGGACTGTGAGACAG GTAAACAATTAGCTGTACTCGACACCAATTCAGCAGTGAGAACATGTGGCTTTGACTTCAGCGGAAACATCATCATGTTCTCCACCGACAAACAGATGGGCTACCAGTGCTATCTTAATTTTTTTGATCTGCGAGATCCACAACAGATTG AGGACAACCAGCCATATCTCTCTGTGCCATGCAGTGAGTCAAAGATCACGAGTGCAGTGTGGGGGCCACTTGGCGAGTTTGTGATTGCTGGTCATGAAAACGGGGAAATCAACCAATTCAGTGCAAAG tctggGGAGATTCTGAAGAAGATTAAGGAGCACACCAAGCAGATCAACGACATCCAGACTTCTCTGGACCTCACGATGGTCATCACTGCCTCCAAAGACAGCACTGCTAAG CTATTTGATTCATCTTCACTAGAACACATAAAAACCTTCAAGACAGAGCGTCCTGTGAACTCTGCTGCAATCTCGCCCATCATGGACCAT GTGGTCGTGGGAGGAGGTCAGGAAGCCATGGAGGTCACAACCACCTCTACTAGGATTGGCAAATTCGAGGCTAG GTTTTTCCATGCAGCCTATGAAGAGGAGTTTGGAAGGGTGAAGGGCCATTTTGGACCGATCAACTGTGTAGAATTCCATCCAGATGGGAAAAG CTACAGTAGCGGAGGAGAAGATGGTTATGTCAGAATTCATTACTTTGATCCTCAGTACTTTGACTTTGAACTTGAGGCCTAA
- the txlna gene encoding alpha-taxilin, translating into MKRQDTEDEVDICGGSSSSTDGTADSSVTPEVTDCPKEPNTQTDSSPTLHSRTDEGLAEAGALPPCNDMAEELSRQLEDILSTYCQEDGAEESAVPDAVEVNGLADRDDGKMEDSRLNGSGGDKDQKRLQEKKKVKGLGKEITLLMQTLNTLSTPEEKLGGLCKKYAELLEEHRNAQKQMRALQRKQSQLIQEKDHLRNEHSKAILARSKLESLCRELQRHNRTLKEDGVQRARQEEEKRKEVTSHFQVTLNDIQAQMEQHNERNASLRQENMELAEKLKKLIEQYELREEHIDKVFKHKDLQQQLVDAKLHQAQALLKDSEDRHQKEKEFLLKEAVESQRMYELMKQQEVHLKQQLSLYTEKFEEFQNTLSKSNEVFTTFKQEMEKMTKKIKKLEKETTMYRSRWESSNKALLEMAEEKTLRDKELESLQGKVQRLEKLCRALQIERNELSKKVQSLSNTEDGQGLESVAPTEAESQHPGTDSDEGSPTHRKSTELDTPPTTCTQACHCGPDPDTEQQREVCLAQD; encoded by the exons ATGAAGAGACAAGACACTGAGGATGAAGTGGACATCTGTGGAGGGTCTTCTTCCAGCACGGATGGCACAGCAGACAGTTCAGTTACCCCCGAAGTGACTGACTGTCCAAAAGAACcaaacacgcagacagacagttCTCCAACGCTTCATTCCCGAACAGATGAAGGCT TGGCTGAGGCCGGCGCGCTGCCCCCCTGCAACGACATGGCTGAGGAGTTGAGCAGGCAGCTGGAGGACATCCTCAGCACATACTGCCAGGAGGACGGCGCTGAGGAGTCGGCCGTGCCTGATGCTGTAGAGGTCAACGGCCTGGCGGACAGAGATGACGGGAAGATGGAGGACTCCAGACTGAATGGCAGCGGCGGGGACAAGGACCAGAAAAGGCTGCAGGAGAAAAAGAAGGTTAAAGGACTGG gCAAAGAGATAACACTACTTATGCAGACTCTGAACACACTTAGCACTCCAGAAGAGAAACTTGGTGGACTATGCAAAAAGTATGCTGAGTTG CTGGAGGAGCACCGTAATGCTCAGAAGCAGATGCGTGCCCTTCAGAGGAAGCAGAGCCAGCTGATCCAGGAGAAGGACCACCTGAGAAACGAGCACAGCAAGGCTATCCTGGCTCGCAGCAAGCTGGAGAGCCTGTGCCGTGAGCTGCAGAGACACAACCGGACGCTCAAG GAGGATGGAGTTCAGCGTGCCcggcaggaggaggagaagaggaaggaggtgACCTCTCACTTCCAGGTGACGCTCAACGACATCCAGGCACAGATGGAGCAGCACAACGAGCGCAATGCCAGCCTGCGGCAGGAGAACATGGAGCTGGCGGAGAAGCTCAAGAAGCTCATTGAGCAGTACGAGCTGCGCGAGGAG CACATAGATAAGGTTTTCAAGCACAAAGATCTGCAGCAACAGCTAGTGGATGCTAaactccaccaggctcaggcaCTGCTCAAAGATTCAGAGGATCGCCaccagaaagagaaagagttt CTGCTGAAGGAGGCTGTGGAGTCACAGAGGATGTATGAACTTATGAAACAGCAAGAGGTTCATCTGAAACAGCAG TTGTCACTGTACACAGAGAAGTTTGAAGAATTTCAGAACACACTTTCCAAAAGTAATGAGGTGTTTACTACCTTCAAGCAAGAGATGGAGAAG ATGACAAAGAAGATTaagaagctggagaaggagacAACAATGTACAGATCTCGGTGGGAAAGCAGTAATAAAGCCCTACTGGAGATGGCAGAGGAG AAAACACTTCGAGATAAGGAATTGGAGAGCCTGCAGGGGAAGGTGCAAAGGCTGGAAAAGCTTTGTCGTGCTTTGCAGATTGAACGTAATGAGCTGAGCAAGAAGGTTCAGAGCCTCAGCAACACGGAGGATGGACAAGGCCTAGAGTCAGTGGCACCAACTGAAGCAGAGTCCCAACACCCAGGCACAGACTCCGACGAGGGTAGCCCCACCCATCGGAAAAGCACCGAATTAGACACTCCACCTACAACTTGCACTCAGGCATGTCACTGTGGTCCAGATCCAGACACTGAGCAGCAGAGGGAGGTTTGTTTAGCCCAGGATTGA
- the hdac1 gene encoding histone deacetylase 1 yields the protein MALTSQGTKKKVCYYYDGDVGNYYYGQGHPMKPHRIRMTHNLLLNYGLYRKMEIYRPHKANAEEMTKYHSDDYIKFLRSIRPDNMSEYSKQMQRFNVGEDCPVFDGLFEFCQLSTGGSVAGAVKLNKQQTDIAINWAGGLHHAKKSEASGFCYVNDIVLAILELLKYHQRVLYIDIDIHHGDGVEEAFYTTDRVMTVSFHKYGEYFPGTGDLRDIGAGKGKYYAVNYPLRDGIDDESYEAIFKPIMAKVMEMYQPSAVVLQCGADSLSGDRLGCFNLTIKGHAKCVEYMKSFNLPLLMLGGGGYTIRNVARCWTFETAVALDTTIPNELPYNDYFEYFGPDFKLHISPSNMTNQNTNDYLEKIKQRLFENLRMLPHAPGVQMQAIPEDAVQEDSGDEEDDPDKRIPIRAHDKRIACDEEFSDSEDEGQGGRRNAANYKKTKRVKTEEEKDGEEKKDVKEEEKTPEEKMDTKGPKEELKTT from the exons ATGGCGCTGACTTCCCAAGGAACAAAGAAGAAAGTTTGCTATTATTATGATG GAGATGTTGGGAATTATTACTATGGCCAGGGTCACCCCATGAAGCCCCACAGAATCCGCATGACCCACAATCTTCTCCTGAATTATGGGCTGTACAGAAAGATGGAGATCTAT AGGCCACACAAAGCAAATGCTGAAGAGATGACCAAGTATCACAGCGATGACTATATCAAGTTCTTGCGTTCTATCCGCCCAGACAACATGTCCGAGTACAGCAAGCAAATGCAGAGAT TTAATGTCGGTGAAGACTGTCCTGTGTTTGATGGCTTGTTTGAGTTCTGCCAGCTTTCAACAGGTGGCTCTGTTG CCGGGGCTGTCAAACTGaacaaacagcagacagacatTGCCATTAACTGGGCAGGTGGCCTTCACCATGCCAAGAAGTCTGAGGCTTCTGGTTTCTGTTATGTCAATGACATTGTCCTGGCCATCCTCGAGCTGCTGAA ATACCATCAAAGAGTGCTGTATATTGACATTGACATCCACCATGGTGATGGAGTAGAGGAAGCCTTCTACACCACTGACCGTGTCATGACTGTGTCTTTTCACAAGTATGGAGAGTATTTCCCTGGCACCGGCGACCTCAGA GACATTGGTGCGGGTAAAGGAAAATACTATGCTGTTAACTACCCGCTTCGGGATGGTATTGATGATGAATCTTATGAAGCCATATTCAAACCT atcatGGCCAAAGTGATGGAGATGTACCAGCCCAGTGCTGTAGTTCTTCAGTGTGGTGCTGACTCTCTGTCTGGTGACAGGCTTGGCTGTTTCAACCTCACCATCAAAG GCCATGCAAAATGTGTTGAATACATGAAGAGCTTTAACCTGCCCTTGCTGATGCTGGGTGGTGGAGGTTACACCATCAGAAACGTGGCTCGCTGCTGGACCTTCGAGACAGCTGTAGCCCTGGACACCACTATTCCAAATG aacTTCCATACAATGATTACTTTGAATATTTCGGACCCGACTTCAAGCTCCATATCAGCCCTTCCAACATGACCAACCAGAACACAAATGACTACCTAGAGAAGATCAA gcaGCGTCTGTTTGAAAACCTGCGCATGTTGCCCCATGCTCCTGGCGTGCAGATGCAGGCCATCCCTGAGGATGCTGTGCAAGAGGACAGTGGAGACGAGGAGGATGACCCAGACAAACGCATCCCCA TCCGTGCCCATGACAAGCGGATAGCCTGCGATGAGGAATTTTCCGACTCTGAGGATGAAGGACAAGGCGGCCGCAGGAATGCGGCCAATTACAAGAAGACCAAACGAGTGAAgacagaagaggaaaaagatggagaagagaagaaag ATGtcaaagaggaggagaagacacCAGAGGAGAAAATGGACACAAAGGG gcCAAAAGAAGAGTTGAAAACAACCTGA